A portion of the Salmo trutta chromosome 1, fSalTru1.1, whole genome shotgun sequence genome contains these proteins:
- the LOC115206082 gene encoding arf-GAP with dual PH domain-containing protein 2, with the protein MANKDRNKTILLELGKLPENNQCADCGAPDPDWASYKLGVFVCLNCSGVHRNLSNISRVKSIRLDFWDDELVKFMKTNGNATGRAVYEKAVPAFYYRPQQEDCAVLREQWIRAKYERMEFTGETKYPPLAYTTGFYEGILWKKGKEKGQFQRRKFVLSEKEFTLAYYNKEDPTKGPKALISIKDVNVTFQPEKIGHAHGLQITYQEDSHTRSLFVYHESGEEIVNWFNAIRAARFAYLKTAYPTGSDKELRTRITRNYLKEGYMEKTGPMQKETFKKRWFILDSQDRKLLYFKSQLDAEELGVVFIGTETNGYSVSECIPKRTRGNRWRCGVTVETPDRQFVFMCEQEREQREWVEALRQVISKPMQPKDYTTEANIRGKS; encoded by the exons ATGGCAAACAAGGACCGAAACAAAACGATTTTGCTGGAATTGGGGAAACTGCCAGAAAACAATCAATGCGCAGACTGTGGCGCGCCGG ATCCTGACTGGGCATCCTATAAGCTGGGTGTATTCGTGTGTCTGAACTGCTCTGGAGTGCACCGCAACCTGTCCAACATCAGCCGCGTCAAATCCATACGGCTCGACTTCTGGGATGACGAGCTAGTGAAG TTCATGAAAACCAATGGAAATGCCACAGGCAGAGCCGTCTATGAGAAAGCAGTCCCAGCATTCTACTACCGGCCCCAGCAAGAAGACTGTGC CGTCTTAAGGGAGCAGTGGATCAGAGCAAAATATGAGAGGATGGAATTTACCGGCGAGACAAAGTATCCTCCACTGGCCTACACCACAG GTTTCTATGAAGGGATACTGTGGAAGAAGGGGAAGGAGAAGGGACAGTTTCAGAGAAGGAAGTTTGTTCTATCTGAGAAGGAATTCACCCTGGCTTACTACAACAAGGAGGAT CCGACCAAAGGGCCCAAAGCGCTCATCTCCATCAAAGACGTGAATGTGACCTTTCAACCTGAGAAAATTGGTCACGCCCATGGTCTACAGATTACCTACCAGGAAGACAGCCACACCAGAAGTCTTTTTGTCTACCACGAAAGTGGAGAG GAGATTGTCAACTGGTTCAATGCCATTCGAGCTGCTCGCTTTGCCTACCTGAAAACAGCATACCCCACAGGAAGTGATAAAGAA TTGAGGACTAGAATTACCAGAAACTACCTCAAAGAAGGATACATGGAGAAGACAGGTCCTATG CAAAAGGAGACGTTCAAAAAGAGATGGTTCATCTTGGACTCCCAAGACAGGAAGCTCCTTTACTTCAAAAGCCAGCTG GATGCTGAGGAGCTGGGAGTTGTGTTCATTGGCACAGAGACCAATGGTTACTCAGTGAGTGAGTGCATTCCCAAAAGGACCAGAGGCAACAGGTGGAGGTGTGGAGTCACAGTGGAGACGCCGGACCGCCAGTTTGTCTTCATGTGTGAgcaggagagggagcagagagagtggGTGGAGGCCCTCAGACAGGTCATCTCTAAACCCATGCAGCCCAAGGACTACACCA CTGAAGCCAACATCCGAGGGAAGAGTTGA